A part of Corynebacterium mustelae genomic DNA contains:
- a CDS encoding protein adenylyltransferase SelO, whose product MNPHVELKHDLATTLPWLVSPARLVDFPQLVAEVVNAPLGEELNISIGQLHKTLAMPGHAMAYSGHQFGQFVPLLGDGRAVLLGELEVDGRLFDLHVKGSGRTVFSRGGDGLAPLGPMLREFLLSEALHGLGVATSRSLAVFQTGAQVQRRQAEPGALLVRVADCHIRVGSFQFAALRGVEEVAALADYVIARYFPGVDYVGLLSQIVRRQAVTVAKWMRFGFVHGVLNSDNTTISGETIDFGPCAFTDVFDSAAVFSSIDTAGRYRFGNQPSMVGWNIARLAESLIPLIGVTAAEDAVREFGTQYRRAFYGELAAALGLGWDGSVGVMSELIDDFLVIMQAERRDITLTFRQLAEQHESCDFDPGWLMRWRACDPDLEQMQRINPVYIARNHLVEKALSDMTEFHSLWQALRNPTIRRPGWERFEQPTPEDFGDYVTYCGT is encoded by the coding sequence ATGAACCCGCATGTTGAGCTCAAGCACGACCTCGCTACTACCCTACCGTGGTTGGTGTCACCAGCGCGGCTGGTTGATTTTCCCCAATTGGTGGCAGAGGTCGTTAATGCCCCGTTGGGCGAGGAATTGAACATCTCTATTGGGCAATTGCATAAGACTTTGGCTATGCCCGGGCATGCGATGGCATACTCTGGCCATCAATTTGGTCAGTTTGTTCCGTTATTGGGAGATGGTCGGGCAGTGCTGTTAGGAGAGTTGGAGGTTGATGGCCGACTATTTGACCTGCATGTTAAGGGTTCAGGTCGTACTGTTTTCTCGCGTGGTGGTGATGGTTTGGCACCGCTTGGGCCGATGTTGCGGGAGTTTTTACTATCGGAAGCGTTGCATGGCTTGGGGGTTGCGACGTCGCGGTCGTTGGCGGTGTTTCAAACCGGCGCGCAGGTGCAGCGGCGGCAAGCGGAGCCAGGTGCATTATTGGTTCGAGTTGCTGATTGCCATATTAGAGTTGGTTCGTTCCAGTTTGCTGCGTTGCGGGGTGTGGAGGAGGTTGCCGCATTGGCTGATTATGTAATCGCTCGTTATTTCCCAGGGGTTGATTATGTTGGTTTGTTATCGCAGATTGTGCGTCGTCAAGCGGTGACGGTTGCAAAGTGGATGCGGTTTGGTTTTGTGCATGGGGTGTTAAATTCGGATAACACAACCATTTCGGGGGAAACGATTGATTTTGGGCCGTGCGCTTTTACGGATGTTTTTGATTCCGCAGCGGTGTTCAGTTCGATTGATACTGCGGGCCGGTATCGCTTCGGTAATCAACCAAGCATGGTGGGGTGGAATATCGCCCGGTTGGCGGAGTCGTTGATTCCGTTGATCGGGGTAACGGCTGCGGAGGATGCGGTGCGGGAGTTTGGGACGCAGTATCGGCGGGCGTTTTATGGTGAGTTGGCTGCGGCGTTGGGCCTTGGCTGGGATGGTTCTGTGGGTGTGATGTCCGAGCTTATCGATGATTTCTTGGTAATCATGCAAGCCGAACGCAGAGATATTACGCTCACATTTCGACAGTTGGCTGAGCAGCATGAGTCGTGCGATTTTGATCCGGGTTGGCTTATGCGGTGGCGGGCATGCGATCCAGATTTAGAGCAGATGCAACGGATTAATCCGGTGTATATTGCCCGAAACCACCTGGTGGAAAAAGCGTTGTCGGATATGACAGAATTCCACAGCCTGTGGCAGGCGTTGCGCAATCCAACTATCCGCCGCCCAGGTTGGGAGCGGTTTGAGCAGCCAACCCCTGAAGATTTTGGGGATTACGTTACGTACTGTGGCACCTGA
- the cobA gene encoding uroporphyrinogen-III C-methyltransferase, whose product MTTPPTVSLIGGGPGAWDLITVRGMNRLNEADVILADHLGPTTELHKLCDLSTKQLIDVSKLPYGKQVAQEKINDLLVEHALAGKKVVRLKGGDPYVFGRGFEELTHLAQHGIACEVIPGVTSAISVPAMAGVPITQRGIVHSFTVISGHVPPGHPLSLNNWEALAKTGGTLAVIMGVKNARAIAQTLIDAGCSRKTPAIVVQEGSTESQRSFRCDLGSLADVIEHENVAPPAVYIIGDVAGL is encoded by the coding sequence ATGACTACACCCCCAACTGTCAGCCTCATCGGCGGCGGGCCTGGTGCCTGGGACTTAATCACGGTGCGCGGCATGAACCGCCTCAACGAGGCCGATGTTATCCTCGCTGATCACTTAGGTCCAACCACCGAACTGCACAAGCTATGCGACTTGTCGACAAAACAACTCATCGACGTGTCCAAATTGCCGTACGGAAAACAAGTAGCCCAAGAAAAAATCAACGACCTGCTGGTTGAACATGCACTGGCTGGAAAGAAGGTCGTGCGGCTCAAAGGCGGCGACCCATACGTCTTCGGCAGAGGATTCGAAGAGCTCACACACTTGGCACAACACGGCATAGCCTGCGAAGTAATCCCTGGAGTCACCAGCGCCATCTCCGTTCCCGCCATGGCCGGAGTGCCGATCACCCAACGGGGAATCGTCCATAGCTTCACGGTTATTTCCGGGCACGTTCCGCCGGGTCACCCCCTGTCATTGAACAACTGGGAAGCCCTAGCTAAAACCGGTGGCACCCTCGCAGTCATCATGGGTGTCAAAAATGCACGTGCGATAGCTCAAACGCTTATCGACGCCGGATGCAGCCGAAAAACCCCCGCCATCGTTGTACAAGAAGGTAGCACTGAAAGCCAGCGCAGTTTCCGTTGCGATCTCGGTAGCCTAGCCGATGTCATAGAACACGAGAACGTAGCCCCACCAGCCGTGTACATTATTGGGGATGTTGCTGGGCTTTAA
- a CDS encoding cobyrinate a,c-diamide synthase, translating into MTDSTCNRTPTAAPGIVIAATASGTGKTTITTGLIAALARRMSVAPFKVGPDYIDPGYHGLAAGRTGRNLDAVMCGERLIGPLYAHGTCGCDIGIVEGVMGLFDGRIPDGNGSTADIAQILGLPVLLVVDVRGMSQSAGPLVRGFATARPGVRIAGVILNKIGTKRHAAVCREAIEAEGIPVVGVIPRQDNVAVPSRHLGLVTAKEHGGAASRAIEQMAALIETHCDLDHIISLARTTYTGPTWQPEDYVTPTHHPTIAIAGGKAFTFAYAEHHELLNAAGATVVHFDPLTDPFPNCDGLIIPGGFPEEHVEALVSRTDLRHAIQQHVAEAKPIHAECAGLLWLLDSLDAHPMLGIIPTHAAMGRRLTLGYREAVALSDSLLYAAGQRITGHEFHHTALTSADAEGFLPAWGWRTWDGTTTTEGFVSGTIHASYLHTHPAAYPEGIQRFVAACATSTQVPQYVT; encoded by the coding sequence ATGACAGATTCGACTTGCAACCGCACCCCAACTGCAGCCCCCGGAATCGTGATCGCCGCAACGGCATCCGGCACTGGGAAAACGACGATTACCACAGGATTGATTGCGGCGCTGGCACGGCGCATGTCGGTCGCACCATTTAAAGTAGGCCCCGACTACATTGACCCGGGTTACCACGGACTTGCGGCGGGTAGAACTGGACGCAACCTCGATGCGGTCATGTGCGGTGAACGTCTGATCGGGCCGCTTTATGCCCACGGGACCTGTGGCTGCGACATCGGTATCGTCGAAGGTGTCATGGGGCTTTTCGACGGCCGGATACCCGACGGTAACGGCTCCACCGCCGATATTGCGCAGATCCTGGGGCTACCGGTGCTTTTAGTTGTTGATGTGCGCGGAATGAGCCAATCCGCAGGGCCGTTAGTACGCGGCTTCGCCACCGCCCGCCCCGGGGTGAGAATCGCCGGAGTGATTCTTAATAAAATCGGTACAAAGCGGCACGCAGCTGTCTGCCGGGAGGCCATCGAAGCCGAAGGGATCCCGGTTGTCGGGGTAATCCCACGCCAGGACAATGTGGCAGTTCCGTCCCGGCACCTGGGCTTGGTAACCGCCAAGGAGCACGGCGGCGCAGCCAGCCGAGCCATTGAGCAGATGGCAGCCCTTATTGAAACCCACTGCGATCTCGACCACATCATATCCTTGGCACGCACTACCTACACTGGGCCCACATGGCAGCCGGAAGACTACGTGACGCCGACCCATCATCCCACTATCGCGATTGCCGGAGGTAAAGCGTTTACCTTCGCATACGCCGAACACCACGAACTGCTGAACGCAGCCGGAGCCACCGTTGTCCACTTTGACCCGCTAACCGACCCCTTCCCAAACTGTGACGGGCTTATCATCCCGGGCGGTTTCCCCGAAGAGCACGTTGAAGCGCTAGTAAGCCGTACCGATCTGCGCCACGCAATCCAGCAGCATGTAGCTGAAGCTAAACCCATTCACGCAGAATGCGCCGGATTACTGTGGCTTCTTGACAGCCTTGATGCGCACCCTATGTTAGGGATCATCCCGACCCACGCTGCGATGGGACGGCGACTAACCTTGGGATACCGCGAAGCTGTGGCACTAAGTGATTCGTTACTTTACGCTGCCGGCCAACGGATCACCGGGCATGAATTCCACCACACGGCGCTCACCAGCGCTGACGCCGAAGGCTTCCTGCCCGCCTGGGGCTGGCGCACCTGGGATGGCACCACAACCACCGAAGGATTCGTAAGCGGCACCATTCACGCCTCTTACCTGCACACCCACCCGGCAGCCTACCCGGAAGGGATACAACGATTCGTCGCGGCCTGCGCAACCAGTACTCAGGTGCCACAGTACGTAACGTAA